From the Procambarus clarkii isolate CNS0578487 chromosome 70, FALCON_Pclarkii_2.0, whole genome shotgun sequence genome, one window contains:
- the LOC138356006 gene encoding uncharacterized protein, whose protein sequence is MVLEMVLEMVLKMVVTMLVMMEVVAQLVMWRLLCSAVIVVVTTAFNVVAMSAVIVTFEAAAVIVTFEAAAVIVTFEAAAVIVTFKAAAVIVTFEAAAVIVTFEAAAVIDTIVGAVVVVVVGTTVITAAVVTVVVAATVVIIDAVVSTIVVTTAPTPVIATFAAVTLMPPVSFLPTLPRLSHACRLFYSAVPLRSPSTRACKAVATPGACLTVLTL, encoded by the exons atggtgctggagaTGGTGCTGGAGATGGTGCTGAAGatggtggtgacgatgttggtAATGATGGAGGTGGTGGCGCAGTTGGTTATGTGGAGGCTGTTATGCT ctgctgttattgttgttgttactacTGCTTTTAATGTTGTTGCAATGTCTGCTGTTATTGTTACTTTTGAAGCAGCTGCTGTTATTGTTACTTTTGAAGCAGCTGCTGTTATTGTTACTTTTGAAGCAGCTGCTGTTATTGTTACTTTTAAAGCAGCTGCTGTTATTGTTACTTTTGAAGCAGCTGCTGTTATTGTTACTTTTGAAGCAGCTGCTGTTATTGATACTATTGTTGgcgccgttgttgttgttgttgttggtactactgtaattactgctgctgttgttactgttgtagttgctgctactgttgttattaTTGATGCTGTTGTTAGCACTATTGTAGTTACTACTGCTCCTACTCCTGTTATCGCTACATTTGCTGCCGTCACTCTAATGCCTCCAGTGTCATTTCTCCCGACACTACCTCGACTATCACACGCATGTAGGCTTTTCTATTCAGCTGTGCCGCTTCGTTCCCCTTCTACGAGAGCATGTAAGGCCGTAGCTACGCCTGGTGCTTGCCTAACAGTGCTTACCCTATAG